One Helianthus annuus cultivar XRQ/B chromosome 7, HanXRQr2.0-SUNRISE, whole genome shotgun sequence genomic region harbors:
- the LOC110868853 gene encoding uncharacterized protein LOC110868853, protein MFPQPSTPHLYFSGHRQPPFTPAMTTPTTTTATPHLTYLDENWKLSKKESISRSRSSTSSLIRNSSSATATTVSHRRCAFTRKCARLVKEQRARFYIMRRCVTMLVCWRDYNDS, encoded by the coding sequence ATGTTTCCCCAACCTTCAACACCCCACCTCTATTTCTCCGGCCACCGTCAACCACCCTTCACTCCGGCAATgacaacacccaccaccaccactgccacacCGCACTTAACCTATCTCGACGAAAATTGGAAGCTTTCCAAAAAAGAAAGCATCTCAAGAAGCCGTTCTTCCACTTCTTCCCTCATCAGAAACTCCTCCtctgccaccgccaccaccgtctCGCACCGCCGTTGTGCTTTTACTAGAAAATGTGCCCGCCTTGTTAAAGAACAACGGGCTAGATTTTACATCATGAGACGCTGTGTCACAATGCTCGTTTGTTGGCGTGACTACAACGACTCATGA